The proteins below are encoded in one region of Paenibacillus sp. YYML68:
- a CDS encoding bifunctional 4-hydroxy-2-oxoglutarate aldolase/2-dehydro-3-deoxy-phosphogluconate aldolase: MMELQAYIEQHKVVAILRNVPPGKLERVLEALVESGVRLAEITLNSPGALEGIASMSKTFEGRLLLGAGTVMNRDQAKQAIEAGAQFLISPHVNEGVIETALEHGVVPMPGAMTPTEIVRAMEAGAPLVKLFPCSSLGPGYVKELLGPLHTCKLIAVGGINESNAADYIRAGAVGVGAGSSLVSAADIQRDDYAAITSRALQMTTSVHSITK, from the coding sequence ATGATGGAGCTTCAAGCGTATATCGAACAACATAAGGTCGTAGCGATTCTTCGCAACGTACCACCGGGCAAGCTGGAGCGCGTGCTTGAGGCACTGGTTGAAAGCGGCGTGCGACTTGCGGAGATTACGTTGAACTCGCCGGGAGCGCTGGAGGGCATCGCTTCGATGTCGAAGACGTTCGAGGGGCGGCTTCTGCTGGGCGCAGGCACGGTGATGAACCGGGATCAGGCGAAGCAGGCAATCGAGGCGGGGGCGCAATTCCTCATCTCGCCGCATGTGAATGAGGGTGTCATTGAGACGGCGCTGGAGCACGGGGTCGTGCCGATGCCTGGCGCGATGACACCGACCGAGATCGTCCGTGCGATGGAGGCAGGAGCGCCTCTCGTGAAGCTGTTCCCTTGCTCGTCGCTCGGACCGGGCTATGTGAAGGAGCTGCTCGGACCGCTGCATACGTGCAAGCTGATCGCCGTAGGAGGCATCAACGAGAGCAATGCAGCCGATTATATTCGTGCGGGAGCCGTCGGCGTCGGCGCAGGCAGCAGCCTCGTGTCTGCCGCCGATATACAGCGGGACGACTATGCGGCGATTACGAGCCGTGCGCTCCAGATGACGACTAGCGTTCATTCGATCACGAAGTAG
- a CDS encoding 2-dehydro-3-deoxygalactonokinase produces MKLIVIDCGTTNCRMRLVDGDTVAASVTRQIGAKDVAIAGSTLPLERALKESYEQLRHERPEEMAEVEGLLASGMITSNAGLYELPHLDGPVDLEALARGMKPVAFPELCDKPIVFVPGIRFVSEEVAACDMLRGEETEVYGYLGHTASPEAVREAQLIMHYGSHHKWIKLEQQQVVSCRTSVTGELFMAVAGQTLLKSSLVTLDEVQPEQEWVSKGIEAVETYGAGHALFAVRTLEVLSKQSKQAATSFMLGIMIALDLAMLTEELLQGVSRIVLYGRSLYPSLAAPVLQQRYPQLSVEVVPEEESALLSVYGASMLYKRYKEVTEG; encoded by the coding sequence ATGAAGCTGATCGTCATAGATTGCGGAACGACGAATTGCAGGATGCGTCTCGTGGACGGTGATACGGTAGCTGCCAGTGTGACGAGGCAGATCGGAGCGAAGGACGTCGCGATCGCAGGTAGTACGCTGCCGCTCGAGCGGGCGCTGAAGGAGAGCTATGAGCAGCTTCGGCATGAGCGTCCAGAGGAGATGGCAGAGGTGGAGGGGCTGCTCGCCTCAGGCATGATTACGTCGAACGCGGGGCTGTACGAGCTCCCGCATCTCGACGGTCCTGTGGATCTGGAGGCGTTGGCTAGAGGGATGAAGCCTGTCGCCTTCCCTGAGCTGTGTGATAAGCCGATCGTGTTCGTGCCGGGCATCCGCTTCGTCAGCGAGGAGGTCGCAGCCTGCGACATGCTGCGCGGCGAGGAGACAGAGGTGTACGGCTATCTCGGCCATACAGCAAGTCCAGAGGCGGTTCGTGAAGCGCAGCTCATTATGCACTACGGCTCCCATCATAAGTGGATCAAGCTGGAGCAGCAGCAGGTCGTCAGCTGCCGCACGTCGGTGACGGGCGAGCTGTTCATGGCGGTGGCCGGTCAGACACTGCTGAAGAGCAGCCTGGTGACGCTCGATGAGGTGCAGCCTGAGCAGGAGTGGGTGAGCAAGGGCATCGAGGCGGTCGAGACGTACGGCGCTGGACACGCACTGTTCGCGGTCCGCACGCTCGAGGTGCTGAGTAAGCAGAGTAAGCAGGCGGCAACCAGCTTCATGCTCGGCATCATGATCGCGCTCGATCTGGCGATGCTGACGGAGGAGCTGCTGCAGGGCGTGAGCCGCATCGTGCTGTACGGACGCAGTCTGTATCCGTCCTTGGCCGCGCCGGTGCTGCAGCAACGTTATCCGCAGCTGAGCGTCGAGGTCGTGCCGGAGGAGGAGTCGGCGTTGCTAAGTGTATACGGGGCGTCGATGCTGTATAAGCGTTATAAGGAGGTCACAGAAGGATGA
- a CDS encoding IclR family transcriptional regulator — MLIKKYKAPAAEKMLDIIELLTKENKYFSVTEISQRLGLTSNSVFRIMKELEDKEYIERNAQDSTYQLTAKLYFLGSSIGNRLSLHSIAAPSMERLSELTRETTLLTRLGTRGTTLLLHQLESPEPVKFLSAVGVEYASHCSALGKSMLAFSSPTLVDAYLEHHDLQPVTRHTITEREAFLKELEAVRQLGWATDMEESCEGLRCIGAPIRNPHGEVEGAIGISGPIFRMSKNHIRRYAELVMQEARYISELLGYQD; from the coding sequence ATGCTTATCAAGAAATACAAAGCGCCAGCAGCCGAAAAAATGCTAGACATTATCGAGCTGCTGACGAAGGAAAATAAATATTTCAGCGTCACCGAAATCAGTCAACGGCTCGGCCTAACGTCGAACTCCGTCTTCCGTATCATGAAGGAGCTGGAGGACAAGGAATATATCGAGCGCAATGCGCAGGACAGCACATACCAGCTGACCGCTAAGCTGTACTTCCTCGGCAGCTCAATCGGCAACCGCCTCTCCCTGCACAGCATTGCGGCGCCGTCCATGGAGCGTCTGAGCGAGCTGACGAGGGAGACGACACTGCTCACCCGGCTCGGCACGCGAGGCACGACGCTGCTGCTGCATCAGCTGGAGAGCCCTGAGCCAGTCAAGTTCCTGTCTGCAGTCGGCGTCGAGTATGCGTCCCATTGCTCCGCGCTCGGCAAGTCGATGCTCGCCTTCAGCTCGCCAACGCTCGTAGACGCTTACCTCGAACACCATGACCTGCAGCCGGTCACACGCCATACGATCACGGAGCGCGAGGCGTTCCTGAAGGAGCTAGAGGCTGTTCGGCAGCTCGGCTGGGCAACAGATATGGAGGAGTCGTGCGAGGGCTTGCGCTGCATCGGCGCTCCGATCCGCAATCCGCACGGCGAGGTGGAGGGCGCGATCGGCATCTCTGGTCCGATCTTCCGCATGTCGAAGAACCATATACGGCGGTACGCGGAGCTCGTGATGCAGGAGGCGCGGTATATCTCGGAGCTGCTGGGGTATCAGGATTAG
- a CDS encoding aldehyde dehydrogenase — translation MYAHYIGGVMVQGSGAALSVRNPATEQEAGTLLAATKEQAQAALVAAQEAFPAWSKLPLQQRGAWMEELAQAIEAKREHILDVLMSETGKPLVQAEEDFDMLPRCLRYFYEEAKRLHGRIMEEEDGSCRSFITREPVGVVVGYLTWNFPLLNLGYKLGPILASGCTGVVLPSPLTPLTTLLIGSIAEEIGFPAGVLNFIAGDTLELASVLSTSTIPRMLTLIGSSAAGRAVIGQSSTSIKRFSLELGGNAPVIVLPDADVVQAANQMAGLKFANAGQICVSPNRVFVHESIYDTFVDIVTEKAKSITLGWGREAQAQMGPMISAGHKERVLGLIQEAVAQGATVKAGGKSPAGMETGYYVEPTVLTDVKPGMRLGCEEIFGPVMPIMSYSDLDAVIREANSSEHGLASYVYGSNIQDIFRVADSLEVGTVCVNGPQYSVSLPHGGVKESGIGKDCSSYSLEEYYYLKRVSIRK, via the coding sequence ATGTACGCACATTATATTGGTGGTGTGATGGTTCAAGGCTCAGGCGCAGCGTTGTCTGTTCGCAACCCTGCTACCGAGCAGGAGGCTGGCACGTTGCTGGCAGCTACGAAGGAGCAGGCGCAGGCTGCGCTTGTAGCTGCGCAGGAGGCATTCCCGGCATGGTCCAAGCTGCCGCTGCAGCAGCGGGGCGCATGGATGGAGGAGCTGGCACAAGCGATCGAGGCGAAGCGCGAGCATATTCTCGACGTACTGATGAGCGAGACGGGCAAGCCGCTCGTACAAGCGGAGGAAGACTTCGACATGCTGCCGCGCTGCCTGAGATATTTTTACGAGGAAGCGAAGCGGCTGCATGGTCGCATCATGGAAGAGGAGGACGGCTCCTGCCGCAGCTTCATCACAAGAGAGCCTGTCGGTGTCGTGGTCGGCTACTTGACCTGGAACTTCCCGCTGCTGAACCTGGGGTATAAGCTTGGTCCGATCCTCGCCTCTGGCTGTACGGGAGTGGTACTTCCTTCGCCGTTGACGCCGCTCACGACGCTGCTGATCGGCAGCATCGCCGAGGAGATCGGCTTCCCGGCGGGGGTGCTTAACTTCATCGCGGGCGACACGCTGGAGCTGGCTTCGGTTCTGAGCACGAGCACGATACCGCGCATGCTGACGCTGATCGGCTCGAGCGCAGCAGGTCGTGCGGTTATCGGCCAGTCGAGTACGTCGATCAAGCGCTTCTCGCTCGAGCTCGGCGGCAACGCGCCGGTGATTGTGCTGCCAGATGCGGATGTGGTGCAGGCGGCCAATCAGATGGCTGGCTTGAAGTTCGCCAACGCTGGACAAATCTGCGTATCGCCGAACCGGGTATTCGTGCATGAGTCGATCTACGATACGTTCGTCGACATCGTGACCGAGAAGGCCAAGAGCATTACGCTCGGCTGGGGCCGTGAGGCACAGGCGCAGATGGGGCCTATGATCTCGGCAGGACATAAGGAGCGCGTGCTCGGGCTCATCCAGGAGGCTGTGGCGCAGGGCGCGACGGTGAAGGCAGGCGGCAAGTCGCCTGCTGGCATGGAGACGGGCTACTACGTGGAGCCTACGGTGCTTACCGATGTGAAGCCGGGCATGCGTCTGGGATGCGAGGAGATTTTTGGCCCAGTGATGCCGATTATGTCCTACAGCGATCTGGATGCGGTCATTCGTGAGGCGAACAGCAGTGAGCACGGTCTGGCCTCGTATGTGTACGGCTCGAATATTCAAGACATCTTCCGTGTCGCTGATTCGCTCGAGGTCGGTACGGTGTGCGTGAACGGTCCGCAATATTCGGTGAGCCTGCCGCACGGAGGCGTGAAGGAGAGCGGAATCGGCAAGGATTGCTCGTCCTACAGTCTCGAGGAGTACTACTACTTGAAGCGTGTCTCGATTCGGAAATAA